One genomic segment of Polynucleobacter sp. MWH-UH2A includes these proteins:
- a CDS encoding BLUF domain-containing protein, protein MPKPKDLVELSYLSEAVSDMSFLGLMRLLESARIFNQKNGVTGILFYDNQQFAQIIEGERANVMKAWKRIQEDDRHHRVELLEIREISERSFPEWLMRFYGGETLIRDYPVLAGMVAGMDKHSLLLLNKIRAARG, encoded by the coding sequence ATGCCAAAACCCAAAGATCTAGTCGAGTTAAGTTATCTGAGCGAAGCAGTCTCAGATATGTCTTTTCTTGGCTTAATGCGTCTTCTGGAGTCTGCACGAATCTTTAATCAAAAAAATGGTGTGACTGGCATTTTGTTTTATGACAACCAGCAATTTGCGCAAATTATTGAGGGTGAGCGCGCCAATGTCATGAAAGCGTGGAAACGCATCCAGGAGGATGATCGCCATCATCGGGTCGAATTATTGGAGATTCGTGAGATTTCAGAGCGGAGTTTTCCAGAATGGCTCATGCGCTTTTATGGTGGAGAAACACTCATACGAGACTATCCAGTATTGGCGGGCATGGTTGCTGGCATGGATAAGCATAGCTTGTTGCTACTAAATAAGATCCGTGCAGCCCGCGGTTAA
- the msrP gene encoding protein-methionine-sulfoxide reductase catalytic subunit MsrP yields the protein MRFIDKTILASDITPRAVFENRRSLIKSAAAGSFGLALAPWFSRQALASSPEKLAATLNPAYSVKEEPTPYKYVTSYNNFYEFGTDKSDPAAYANTLQTKPWTISIEGLVKKPLTLDMDALLKLAPIEERIYRLRCVEGWSMVIPWDGYSLSKLINKVEPLGSAKYVEFISLADRKQMPGVSSNILDWPYREGLRMDEAMNPLTLLTLGLYGEVLPKQNGAPVRIVVPWKYGFKSAKSIVKIRFTEEMPKTSWSQFDSREYGFYSNVNPQVDHPRWSQATERRIGDPKGMFAPKIKTQMFNGYAEQVASMYAGMDLKKYY from the coding sequence ATGCGTTTTATAGATAAAACCATACTTGCCAGTGACATTACACCTAGAGCTGTTTTTGAAAATCGCCGTTCCTTAATTAAATCCGCTGCAGCAGGCAGCTTTGGGTTAGCTTTGGCGCCTTGGTTTTCTCGTCAGGCCCTTGCATCAAGCCCAGAAAAGTTGGCCGCTACTTTAAATCCAGCGTATAGCGTTAAAGAAGAGCCAACGCCATATAAGTATGTCACCAGCTATAACAATTTCTATGAGTTTGGCACTGATAAGTCCGATCCCGCCGCTTATGCAAATACCCTACAGACAAAACCGTGGACCATCTCGATAGAGGGATTGGTAAAAAAGCCTCTCACCCTTGATATGGATGCTTTATTAAAGTTAGCCCCGATTGAAGAGCGCATCTATCGTTTACGTTGTGTAGAAGGTTGGTCCATGGTAATTCCATGGGATGGGTATTCCTTATCAAAGTTGATTAATAAGGTAGAGCCTTTAGGGTCAGCAAAGTATGTTGAATTTATTTCTTTGGCAGATCGCAAACAGATGCCGGGAGTTAGTAGCAATATTCTCGATTGGCCCTATCGCGAAGGATTGCGCATGGATGAGGCAATGAATCCATTGACCTTGCTTACCTTGGGTTTGTATGGAGAGGTATTGCCAAAGCAAAATGGCGCTCCTGTGCGGATTGTGGTGCCATGGAAGTATGGCTTCAAGAGCGCTAAGTCGATTGTGAAAATTCGCTTCACCGAAGAGATGCCAAAGACCAGCTGGAGTCAGTTTGATTCTCGGGAGTATGGTTTCTACTCCAATGTCAATCCACAGGTTGATCACCCTCGCTGGAGTCAAGCAACTGAGCGACGCATCGGTGACCCCAAAGGTATGTTTGCACCCAAAATCAAGACCCAAATGTTTAATGGCTACGCTGAACAAGTGGCCAGTATGTATGCGGGCATGGATCTAAAAAAATACTACTGA
- a CDS encoding lipocalin family protein — MNQLKSLLFVCFVIALHSPIHAEESSVKTIPSLDVPRYMGTWYEIAKFPNWFQKKCVSNTQAVYSVRPDGNLKVLNSCKTADGEISQAEGTARQLGAKDSPKLEVRFAPAWLSFLPMVWGDYWVIDLDTQYQVAAVSDPRREYLWVLSRAPQIDKKTYDALLERLHNQQFDIRKLELTQQAMSLQKN, encoded by the coding sequence ATGAATCAACTGAAATCTCTATTGTTTGTCTGCTTTGTCATTGCCTTACATTCGCCAATCCATGCCGAAGAGTCTTCGGTAAAAACGATTCCTTCTCTTGATGTGCCTCGTTACATGGGAACTTGGTATGAGATTGCAAAATTCCCAAACTGGTTTCAGAAAAAATGCGTCAGTAATACGCAAGCAGTTTACTCAGTTAGACCAGATGGCAATCTCAAGGTATTAAATAGTTGTAAAACTGCTGATGGAGAGATCTCCCAGGCTGAAGGAACAGCAAGACAGCTGGGTGCAAAAGATTCGCCAAAACTGGAAGTGCGATTTGCTCCCGCATGGCTATCCTTTTTGCCCATGGTTTGGGGTGATTATTGGGTGATTGATTTGGATACGCAATATCAGGTCGCAGCGGTCAGTGATCCTAGAAGAGAATATTTGTGGGTTTTGTCTAGAGCCCCACAGATAGATAAAAAGACCTATGATGCATTGTTGGAGCGCCTGCACAATCAACAATTTGATATTCGCAAGCTGGAGCTCACTCAGCAAGCGATGTCGCTACAGAAAAATTAA
- a CDS encoding MBL fold metallo-hydrolase — protein sequence MSILSLPPGIEVFERGWLSANNIFHYGENDVSLVDSGYCAHQAMTMNLTRNALEKHGLTTLNKVVNTHLHSDHCGGNAALKKEFDCQIYIPAAEAEAVRDWNVDLLSYQNLGQDCPQFRFDQLLIPGQRITLGRYVWDILAAPGHDPHSVMLFQEQYGILISADALWEEGFGVVFPEMWGESGFEEVAQTLDLIEDLPISLVIPGHGKPFIDVATALATARTRLDYLASDPDRNARHGAKVLLKYKLLDWRNKELALVNQWISETPALNSAAKQLNMSMDEFSAWLTQALVKSGAATIEDNCLVDKA from the coding sequence TTGAGCATACTTTCCCTGCCTCCTGGTATCGAGGTATTCGAACGCGGCTGGCTTTCGGCCAACAATATTTTTCACTATGGTGAAAATGATGTTTCATTGGTTGATAGTGGATATTGCGCTCATCAAGCCATGACGATGAATTTGACGCGTAATGCATTAGAAAAACATGGGTTAACAACTTTGAATAAAGTTGTTAACACGCATTTGCATTCTGATCATTGTGGCGGCAATGCTGCTCTGAAGAAAGAATTTGATTGCCAAATCTATATACCTGCTGCTGAAGCTGAAGCAGTGCGTGATTGGAATGTGGATTTACTGAGTTATCAAAATTTAGGGCAAGACTGTCCGCAGTTTCGTTTTGATCAGTTATTAATTCCAGGTCAGCGCATTACGCTTGGGCGATATGTTTGGGATATCTTGGCTGCACCAGGGCATGATCCTCATTCAGTGATGTTGTTCCAAGAGCAATATGGCATATTGATTTCTGCAGATGCATTGTGGGAAGAGGGATTTGGTGTAGTTTTTCCTGAGATGTGGGGTGAGTCGGGGTTTGAGGAAGTCGCGCAAACCTTAGATCTAATAGAAGACTTACCCATCTCTTTGGTCATTCCTGGGCATGGAAAGCCTTTTATAGATGTTGCTACGGCATTGGCTACGGCAAGGACTCGACTAGATTATTTGGCGTCGGACCCTGATAGAAATGCTCGACATGGCGCGAAAGTCTTGCTGAAATATAAATTATTAGATTGGCGCAACAAAGAGCTTGCATTAGTAAATCAATGGATCTCTGAGACTCCTGCATTAAATAGTGCCGCAAAGCAGCTCAATATGAGTATGGATGAATTTAGTGCATGGCTTACTCAGGCTTTGGTAAAGTCTGGCGCTGCCACAATCGAGGATAATTGCTTAGTTGATAAAGCTTAA
- a CDS encoding SDR family NAD(P)-dependent oxidoreductase, which yields MEHTVLVTGATAGFGEATARRFLAHGHKVIAVGRRQERLDAIKASLPADQQKKILTLAVDVCDSAKVDKLASALPAEFANVSVLVNNAGLALGLEPAHQAFLSDWDRMIDTNIKGLVHMSRAFLPGMVERKRGHVINLGSVAANYPYPGGNVYGGTKAFVKQFSLNLRADLIGTPVRVTCIEPGMCSGTEFSNVRFKGDDDKAGKVYTGVKALSADDVAEAIYWAATLPSHMNINVLELMPVQQAFNAFNIHRGEV from the coding sequence ATGGAACATACGGTTTTAGTAACTGGCGCAACTGCTGGATTTGGCGAAGCTACTGCTAGACGTTTTTTGGCGCATGGACATAAGGTGATTGCGGTGGGAAGAAGGCAAGAACGCCTTGATGCTATCAAAGCCTCTTTGCCTGCAGATCAACAGAAAAAAATCCTTACCTTAGCTGTTGATGTTTGCGATAGTGCCAAAGTAGATAAGCTGGCTAGTGCATTGCCAGCAGAATTTGCGAATGTGTCTGTATTGGTCAATAACGCCGGCCTGGCCTTAGGCCTTGAGCCTGCACACCAAGCATTTCTGAGTGATTGGGATCGAATGATTGATACCAACATTAAAGGTTTGGTGCATATGAGCCGCGCATTTTTACCGGGCATGGTTGAGCGTAAGCGTGGTCATGTGATTAACCTTGGCTCTGTAGCAGCTAATTATCCTTACCCTGGTGGCAATGTATACGGTGGTACCAAAGCATTTGTGAAGCAATTTAGCTTAAATTTACGTGCAGATTTAATTGGTACCCCTGTGCGTGTGACTTGCATTGAGCCTGGTATGTGTTCGGGTACCGAGTTTTCAAATGTGCGCTTTAAGGGCGATGATGACAAAGCTGGCAAAGTCTACACTGGTGTGAAAGCATTGAGTGCTGATGATGTTGCCGAAGCAATTTACTGGGCAGCCACTTTGCCAAGTCACATGAACATCAATGTATTGGAATTAATGCCGGTTCAGCAAGCCTTCAATGCATTCAATATTCATCGCGGAGAAGTTTAA
- a CDS encoding DUF2889 domain-containing protein, which translates to MLSSPKPRSPLHTREITFQGYAREDGLWDIEGHLKDFKATPFTTGGTTWQPGEAFHDMWVRVTLNTELVIQDIEVAMVGHPHPECPQVIPPMTALIGERLGKGWRKTIQTHLGGIAGCTHLRELLNSLATAAFQAIPGALFDPDENKPPLYLGTCKSWDFNGPVVMRVYPKFYRRKEQDNKS; encoded by the coding sequence ATGCTCTCATCACCAAAGCCTAGATCACCACTCCATACCCGTGAAATCACTTTTCAGGGCTATGCACGGGAAGATGGCTTATGGGATATTGAGGGGCATTTAAAAGATTTCAAGGCGACGCCATTTACAACTGGTGGCACCACTTGGCAACCTGGTGAAGCTTTTCATGACATGTGGGTCAGAGTGACACTCAATACTGAATTAGTGATTCAGGATATTGAGGTGGCGATGGTGGGACACCCCCATCCCGAATGTCCACAAGTTATTCCGCCGATGACTGCGTTGATTGGCGAACGCCTAGGCAAGGGCTGGAGAAAAACGATTCAAACCCATCTCGGCGGCATTGCAGGCTGTACACACTTACGCGAGCTACTTAATAGCTTAGCGACAGCTGCCTTTCAAGCAATCCCAGGAGCGTTATTTGATCCTGATGAAAACAAGCCACCCCTTTATCTTGGCACCTGTAAATCTTGGGATTTCAACGGACCAGTAGTGATGCGCGTCTATCCCAAGTTTTACCGTCGGAAAGAACAAGACAATAAGTCTTAA
- a CDS encoding pseudouridine synthase, with amino-acid sequence MAKPISLEKILFSQGFGTRRYCADLVYADLVRVNGVLAEDPDERISTESLTLNVDGKDWEYHEKAYIAFNKPMNYECSHKTTHHASVYSLLPAPFIERGLQCVGRLDYDTTGLLLISDDGQFIHKMTTPKKNIGKVYEITAASAITQSQIDHLLNGVVLDDDPRPCYATACQQVSENVLAMTIVEGRYHQVKRMMAAVGNHVAQLHRAQIGEYLMPKDLPEGQWRWLYPDDLRLLSQSVDAK; translated from the coding sequence ATGGCAAAACCAATCTCGCTTGAAAAAATCTTATTTAGCCAAGGCTTTGGCACACGGCGTTATTGCGCAGATTTAGTCTATGCGGATTTGGTAAGAGTGAATGGGGTTTTGGCTGAAGATCCCGATGAACGAATTTCCACTGAGAGCCTCACTCTCAATGTAGACGGTAAAGATTGGGAATATCACGAGAAGGCCTACATTGCATTTAACAAGCCTATGAATTACGAGTGCTCTCATAAGACAACACACCACGCTAGTGTCTACAGTCTATTGCCTGCGCCATTTATAGAACGAGGTCTGCAATGCGTGGGGCGTTTGGATTATGACACTACTGGCTTGCTACTGATTTCGGATGATGGCCAATTTATTCATAAAATGACAACGCCAAAAAAGAATATCGGCAAAGTCTATGAGATTACTGCAGCAAGTGCGATTACCCAATCTCAGATTGACCACTTACTCAATGGTGTAGTTTTGGATGATGATCCAAGGCCATGTTATGCCACTGCTTGCCAACAGGTTTCCGAGAACGTATTGGCAATGACTATTGTTGAAGGAAGATATCATCAGGTAAAACGCATGATGGCTGCGGTTGGTAATCATGTAGCTCAATTACACCGTGCGCAAATCGGTGAGTACCTTATGCCAAAGGATTTACCGGAAGGTCAGTGGCGCTGGCTTTATCCAGATGATTTGCGCCTTCTATCTCAAAGCGTGGATGCTAAGTGA
- a CDS encoding 4a-hydroxytetrahydrobiopterin dehydratase, whose translation MKPTRVPSDFDFEKHLPLWKRDATGIAIERNFVFKDFQEAFAFMTLCAHYAEEIDHHPDWSNTWNRVNVRLSTHSENALTQLDIEMAKAMDAFADQI comes from the coding sequence GTGAAGCCTACTCGAGTACCCAGCGATTTTGATTTTGAGAAACATCTTCCCTTGTGGAAACGGGATGCTACAGGTATTGCGATTGAGCGCAATTTTGTTTTTAAAGATTTTCAGGAAGCGTTTGCATTTATGACGCTATGTGCGCATTACGCTGAAGAAATTGATCATCACCCCGATTGGTCAAATACTTGGAATCGAGTCAATGTGCGTTTAAGTACTCACTCAGAAAACGCATTAACGCAATTAGACATTGAAATGGCTAAAGCAATGGATGCCTTTGCTGACCAAATCTAA
- a CDS encoding (2Fe-2S)-binding protein, producing MQLNINGQVHNIDVEPNMPLLWAIREVVGLTGTKYGCGVAQCGACTVYMNGEPVRSCSIPVSAVGAAKITTIESLSKDNTHPVQKAWIALDVPQCGYCQSGQVMAAAALLKRIPKPTDADIDNAMSNICRCGTYQKIRDGIHVASGQKKLAEVLAQYQASPATRG from the coding sequence ATGCAGCTAAATATCAATGGCCAGGTTCACAATATTGATGTGGAGCCAAATATGCCCTTGTTATGGGCAATTCGGGAAGTGGTGGGTCTAACGGGCACAAAGTATGGATGTGGGGTCGCGCAATGTGGTGCCTGCACTGTCTATATGAATGGTGAGCCTGTCCGTTCCTGTTCTATTCCAGTATCAGCTGTGGGCGCTGCCAAAATCACCACGATTGAATCGCTCTCCAAAGACAATACGCATCCAGTTCAGAAAGCCTGGATTGCCTTAGATGTTCCTCAGTGCGGATATTGTCAATCTGGTCAAGTAATGGCTGCTGCAGCATTGCTAAAGAGAATTCCAAAGCCAACTGATGCTGATATTGATAATGCAATGTCGAATATTTGTCGTTGTGGCACTTATCAAAAAATTCGTGATGGCATTCATGTGGCATCGGGTCAGAAAAAATTAGCAGAAGTGTTGGCGCAGTACCAGGCTTCTCCAGCAACGCGTGGTTAA
- a CDS encoding xanthine dehydrogenase family protein molybdopterin-binding subunit, producing the protein MTLENTSRRDFIIKGTLLGGGLMLGIGALPESAVAQTGAQYDPNTPTKAGDAEVNAWVSIKPDDTVYIRIARSEMGQGTRTGLAQLVTEELECNWKKVKTQSATPGQSLARKRVWGEHGTGGSRGIRISEDYVRRGAAAARSMLLQAAANQWNVPVSELTVDKGVITHVPSGRKITYGKVAELASTLTPPDPKSITLRDPRKWKVAGQPYARIDTANKVNGTKVYGADLQMPDMLCASVKSCPVFGGKLVSYDEAKIRGMRGVKGVVQINDSTVAVVADTWWRANTALNTLPIVWDEGKAANVSQDAINQMLRSGLDEQGDFWQRKVGDAPQAINSSAKKVEAIYFTPFRAHVTMEPMNATVKISGDRAEAWVPTQNGEGSLAALSEATGIPLANCEVYKLDSGCGLGRRGSTQDFVTYAAKVAQKYPGTPVKVLWSREEDMTHDYYHPIAMAKMSAGIDSSGNLTGMHIKVAGQSINATLAPSAIKDGKDERQLQGLYEKGPDAQLGYTFPTLLTEYVMKNTHVPVGPWRGVNTNQNGIFMECFMDECAKAAGKDPVRFRQAVMQNHPKHLGVLNAAAEKANWDKPLPAGTYRGVAQFMGYASYSACVAEVSVDGNMVHVKRLVFALNSGHVVNPYLTREQIEGSVAMALGAIFNPEISVENGRIKQQNLDSYPLLKLASTPRIETVLVPTYDFWGGVGEPTICVVGPAVANAISAAIGRPVRNFPLSKEGLSLA; encoded by the coding sequence ATGACACTTGAAAATACTTCACGTCGCGATTTCATTATTAAAGGCACTCTGCTTGGTGGAGGCCTTATGCTGGGTATTGGCGCTCTCCCAGAAAGCGCTGTAGCTCAAACGGGGGCTCAGTATGATCCCAATACGCCTACCAAGGCTGGTGATGCAGAGGTCAATGCCTGGGTCAGCATCAAACCAGATGACACTGTCTATATTCGGATTGCTCGTTCAGAAATGGGCCAAGGTACTCGTACTGGTCTAGCGCAATTAGTGACCGAGGAGTTGGAATGTAATTGGAAGAAAGTAAAAACACAGTCAGCTACTCCAGGCCAAAGCTTGGCACGCAAGCGCGTGTGGGGTGAGCACGGTACTGGCGGTAGTCGTGGCATTCGAATTTCTGAAGACTATGTTCGACGCGGCGCTGCTGCCGCTCGCAGCATGTTGCTCCAAGCGGCTGCAAATCAATGGAATGTTCCTGTTTCAGAGCTAACGGTTGATAAAGGCGTGATTACACACGTACCATCAGGTCGCAAAATAACTTATGGAAAAGTGGCAGAGCTGGCTTCAACCTTAACACCACCTGATCCAAAATCAATCACCTTAAGGGATCCGCGCAAGTGGAAGGTTGCTGGTCAGCCTTATGCGCGCATTGATACCGCCAACAAAGTCAACGGTACCAAGGTGTATGGCGCTGATTTGCAAATGCCAGACATGTTGTGCGCATCTGTGAAGTCCTGCCCGGTATTTGGTGGCAAGCTTGTTAGTTATGACGAGGCAAAGATCCGGGGAATGCGTGGCGTAAAAGGGGTGGTGCAGATTAATGACAGTACCGTTGCCGTAGTGGCCGATACATGGTGGCGTGCAAATACTGCTTTAAATACTTTGCCGATTGTCTGGGATGAGGGTAAAGCAGCAAACGTATCTCAGGATGCGATTAATCAGATGTTGCGCAGCGGCCTAGATGAACAAGGTGACTTCTGGCAGCGCAAGGTAGGAGATGCGCCTCAGGCTATTAATAGCTCAGCTAAAAAAGTTGAAGCTATTTATTTCACGCCATTCCGTGCACACGTCACGATGGAGCCGATGAATGCCACTGTAAAGATTAGCGGTGATCGCGCTGAGGCTTGGGTACCAACCCAAAATGGCGAAGGCTCGTTGGCAGCACTGTCAGAAGCTACTGGCATTCCTCTGGCTAATTGCGAAGTTTATAAGCTTGACTCAGGTTGCGGTCTTGGTCGCCGTGGTTCTACGCAAGACTTTGTGACCTATGCAGCTAAAGTGGCGCAAAAATATCCAGGAACACCTGTAAAAGTGCTGTGGAGTCGTGAAGAAGACATGACGCATGACTACTACCATCCGATCGCGATGGCGAAGATGAGTGCGGGTATTGACAGCAGTGGCAATCTCACTGGTATGCACATCAAGGTGGCGGGCCAGTCTATTAACGCGACACTAGCGCCTTCAGCAATCAAGGATGGAAAAGATGAGCGGCAATTACAAGGTCTTTATGAAAAAGGTCCGGATGCTCAGCTTGGCTATACCTTCCCAACCCTCTTGACTGAATACGTCATGAAAAATACCCATGTACCAGTCGGACCATGGCGTGGGGTTAACACAAACCAAAATGGCATTTTTATGGAATGCTTTATGGATGAGTGCGCCAAGGCAGCGGGTAAAGATCCTGTGAGGTTTAGGCAGGCGGTAATGCAAAACCACCCGAAGCATTTGGGTGTACTCAATGCTGCTGCTGAAAAGGCGAATTGGGATAAGCCTTTGCCTGCAGGTACTTACCGTGGCGTTGCGCAATTCATGGGATATGCCAGTTACTCAGCATGCGTCGCCGAAGTATCGGTAGATGGGAACATGGTGCATGTGAAACGATTAGTATTCGCTTTGAATTCAGGTCATGTTGTGAACCCTTACTTAACACGTGAGCAGATTGAAGGTTCTGTGGCGATGGCTTTGGGGGCAATCTTTAATCCCGAGATTTCTGTTGAGAATGGACGTATCAAGCAACAGAACCTGGATTCATATCCTCTTCTGAAGCTAGCTTCAACCCCCCGAATCGAAACGGTTCTAGTGCCCACTTATGATTTCTGGGGCGGGGTAGGTGAGCCAACGATCTGTGTGGTTGGTCCCGCAGTTGCTAATGCAATTTCAGCAGCAATTGGTAGACCAGTGCGGAACTTCCCGCTGTCTAAAGAAGGTTTAAGTCTCGCTTAA
- the msrQ gene encoding protein-methionine-sulfoxide reductase heme-binding subunit MsrQ has protein sequence MEPFLYLAYHGVMQANIKLSKSILFFIALIPLGRLLWLANGDGLGANPIEFITRSTGTWALVFLCLALSMTPMRMITGSVVWIKYRRMLGLFCFFYACLHFGIWFYLDQSLDLQAMIHDVFKRPFITMGFLSLILLLPLAFTSNQWSIRRLGKRWTLLHKLVYIIACTAITHYWWHKAGKNDLGAVAIYAGILFGLLSLRLPVIRGWFKA, from the coding sequence ATGGAGCCATTTTTATATTTGGCTTACCATGGCGTAATGCAGGCGAATATCAAGCTCTCAAAAAGCATTCTATTTTTTATTGCGCTAATACCGCTAGGGCGCCTATTGTGGTTGGCAAACGGTGATGGCTTGGGAGCTAATCCGATCGAATTCATTACCCGTTCTACAGGCACTTGGGCTTTGGTATTTTTATGTCTCGCCCTTTCGATGACGCCTATGCGCATGATTACGGGCTCTGTCGTATGGATAAAGTATCGCCGTATGCTTGGACTATTTTGTTTCTTTTATGCCTGCCTACATTTTGGAATTTGGTTTTATTTGGATCAAAGCCTAGATTTACAAGCCATGATTCATGATGTTTTCAAGCGCCCATTTATCACGATGGGTTTCTTAAGCCTCATCTTATTACTACCTCTAGCATTCACATCCAATCAATGGTCGATTCGTCGGTTAGGCAAGCGTTGGACGCTATTGCATAAATTGGTTTACATCATCGCCTGTACGGCTATTACTCACTATTGGTGGCATAAAGCTGGGAAAAATGATTTGGGAGCGGTCGCGATTTATGCCGGCATTCTCTTCGGCTTGCTCTCTCTGAGATTGCCAGTGATTCGCGGATGGTTTAAGGCTTAA
- a CDS encoding SOS response-associated peptidase, with protein MCVQYLTTANVDWVKTHFDLDLPPSSAHDVFPTYPGMIILKSHNTQRTAMGPARFGLIPAWAKDEEIGRKTYNSRSETVSEKPSYKHAWSKRHYALALADAFYEPCYESGKAVRTKISQANQEPMAIASIWDTWTEPETGELIVSFSMLTIDAGKHPVMRRCHKPEDEKRTVVPLRPDLFDRWLNATPDTALELLNLESIPELVFSD; from the coding sequence ATGTGTGTTCAATATCTCACCACCGCCAATGTTGATTGGGTCAAGACTCACTTTGACCTAGATTTACCACCATCAAGTGCCCATGATGTCTTTCCCACCTATCCGGGAATGATTATTCTAAAGAGCCATAATACCCAGCGCACTGCTATGGGCCCAGCCCGCTTTGGACTTATTCCAGCCTGGGCAAAAGATGAAGAGATCGGCAGAAAAACCTATAACTCTCGATCTGAAACAGTTAGTGAAAAGCCGTCCTATAAGCATGCATGGTCAAAGCGCCACTACGCTTTAGCGTTAGCGGATGCATTTTATGAACCCTGCTATGAATCCGGGAAAGCAGTCAGAACAAAAATTAGCCAGGCCAATCAAGAGCCAATGGCAATTGCTTCCATTTGGGACACCTGGACTGAACCAGAAACCGGTGAGTTGATTGTGTCTTTCTCGATGCTGACCATTGATGCAGGCAAGCATCCAGTTATGCGGCGTTGTCATAAACCTGAAGATGAAAAACGTACTGTTGTTCCATTGCGACCCGATTTGTTTGACCGCTGGCTTAATGCCACACCTGATACTGCACTTGAGTTGCTAAATTTGGAATCGATTCCAGAGCTGGTCTTCTCTGATTGA
- a CDS encoding peptidyl-prolyl cis-trans isomerase: protein MRKLVFKSLLIVALGGVTSSIYAQQSGLPVNAAASVNGVIITNDMVEQGIRVALSQGQKDSPELRKAVIEKYIEVLLLSQQAEKDGLANSDKANTQLAMIRQNYLADLELATFMEKNPITDADVRAEYNKQVASLGPQGMIVEYKISDIAVATEADAQAAMNRIKKGETFDKVARSVSLAPNKAQGGAAGWVQPGQLPQPLSVAITNLNKGQVSTPIQMQEGWYLVKLEDKRSSKPPTFEQAEKAVRAGMMQKKQFEFLSQIAKDSKIIVQ, encoded by the coding sequence ATGAGAAAACTAGTATTCAAAAGCCTATTGATTGTTGCCCTCGGTGGCGTAACAAGCTCTATTTATGCGCAACAAAGTGGTTTGCCAGTTAATGCGGCTGCCTCAGTGAATGGCGTCATCATTACTAATGACATGGTTGAGCAAGGTATCAGAGTTGCTCTGTCTCAAGGTCAAAAAGATTCTCCTGAATTGCGCAAAGCAGTGATCGAGAAATACATCGAAGTGCTATTGCTATCTCAGCAAGCTGAAAAAGATGGCTTGGCAAACTCAGACAAAGCCAATACGCAACTTGCCATGATTCGCCAAAACTACTTGGCTGATTTAGAGCTTGCTACATTTATGGAGAAAAATCCTATTACCGATGCAGATGTACGTGCTGAGTACAATAAGCAAGTAGCATCTTTGGGACCACAGGGCATGATTGTGGAATATAAGATTAGCGATATCGCCGTTGCTACTGAAGCAGATGCTCAAGCAGCTATGAATCGTATTAAAAAAGGCGAAACCTTTGATAAAGTAGCGCGTAGCGTTTCCTTAGCTCCGAATAAAGCTCAGGGCGGTGCAGCTGGCTGGGTTCAGCCTGGACAGCTTCCTCAACCATTATCTGTTGCCATCACCAATCTGAATAAGGGGCAAGTATCTACGCCCATTCAGATGCAAGAAGGTTGGTATCTCGTTAAGCTTGAGGATAAGCGCTCTAGCAAGCCACCAACATTTGAGCAGGCAGAAAAAGCGGTACGTGCAGGCATGATGCAGAAAAAACAATTTGAGTTCTTATCTCAGATTGCTAAAGATTCGAAAATTATCGTTCAGTAA